The genomic segment TTACGCCACCACCAGCGGAACATACCCGTGGTACGGTACCGCCAGTCAGGACCGTACCGGGAGTATGCCGCAAACCCGCGGTATGTCCCCGCTCACGGCAAGGGGGCTCCGACCATGAGCTGGAACGACCACTACCGCCGCCGCGACGCCATCGACGCCGTGCTGCGACGGGCGAAACGCGACCCCGCCGGACCGCTGCCGCGCACCGGGGTCTTCGCCTCGGATCGCGAGCTGGTGCTGGCCCTGCAGCACAAGTGGTCGCTGATCCTCGGCGGGCACCTGCGGGTCCGGCTGTGCGAGACCGACGGCGACGAACTGGACGCCGTCACCCGCGCTTGGCGGGCCGCGAGCGCCGCGCAGCCGACCCTGCGCGCGGTGCTCGACGCACACCTCGACCGCTTCCCGGAAACCGCGCCGATGCGCGAGGCCGAGCTGCGGATGCTCGCCCAGGCCGCCGGTCTCTCCGAGCCGGGTGACTCCGCCGAGCAGGTGACGAAGGTCGGCCTGGCGCTGGAAAGCCTGCTGCTCGGGGCGTCCTCGAAGGCACACGCCGGCTGTGCCGTGCGGCGACTGGTGCTGCCGAACGCTTAACCTGCTGGGCATGACTGGGACCAAGTGGACCGAGGCGGACATCCCGGCGCAGGACGGCCGCACGGTGGTGATCACCGGCGCCAACTCCGGCCTGGGCCTGCGCAGCGCGGTGGTGCTCGCGGAGAAGGGCGCGCGGGTGCTGCTCGCCTGCCGGTCGGCGGAACGCGGGCAGCGCGCGCTCGGCGAGGTGGCCGAGGTCGCCACCGGCCCGGCGCCGGAGCTGGTCCGGCTGGACCTGGCGTCGCTGGATTCGGTGCGCGAGGCGGCCGCCGAGATCCGCAAGTCCACCGGTGACTCGGTCGACGTCCTGCTCAACAACGCCGGCCTGATGGCGCCGCCGCAGGGGCACACCATCGACGGCTTCGAGACGCAGTTCGGCACCAACCACCTGGGGCACGCCGCGCTGACCTGGCTGCTGATGCCCGCTCTGCGTGCGGCCGAGGGCGTCTCGCGCGTGGTCACCCTGTCGAGCGTGGTCGCGACCGGCGCCCGGATCAGCCTGAACGACCCGAACTTCGAGACGCGGCGGTACTTCCCGGCGATCGCTTACGGCCAGTCGAAACTGGCGAACCAGGTGTTCGCGCTGGAGCTGGACCGGCGACTGCGGGCGGCGGGCGAGCCGGTGCTCAGCGTGGCCGCGCACCCGGGGTACACCCGGTCGGGCTTGTCGTCGGGCATGGCGAACGCGCAGCGCAACGCGGTACTGCGGACGGTCGTCGGCGCGGGAACCGTGATCAGCGACCAGCTGTTCGCGCAGAGCACGCGGATGGGCACGCTGCCGCAGCTCTACGCGGCCACCGCACCCGAGGTCGAAGGCGGCGCGTACTACGGCCCGGACGGCTTCGCCGGGACGCGTGGCTTCCCCACCCGGGTGCGGCCGCTGGGGCCCGCGCGGAACGAGCCGCTCGGCGCCGGACTGTGGCAGCTCACCGCGGAAATGACCGGGATCACGCCGGACCCGGCTTGATCGGGTGCGGTCGGATCCGGGCGTACGCTGGTCTTCGTGAGTGCTGCCCCGGATGGTCGGAAGCTGTTGCGGCTCGAGGTTCGCAACAGTCAGACGCCGATCGAGAAGAAGCCGTCGTGGATCAAGACGCGGGCGCGGATGGGTCCGGAGTTCACCGAGTTGAAGGGCTTGGTGCGCCGGGAGGGTCTGCACACCGTCTGTGAGGAGGCGGGTTGTCCCAATATCTATGAGTGTTGGGAAGACCGTGAGGCGACGTTCCTGATCGGTGGGGATCAGTGCACGCGGCGGTGTGATTTCTGCCAGATCGACACGGGCCGCCCGGCGGAGCTGGACCGTAGCGAGCCGCGCAAGGTCGCCGAAAGCGTTCAGGCGATGGGGCTGCGTTATTCCACGGTCACCGGTGTCGCCCGCGACGACCTGCCCGATGGTGGCGCCTGGTTGTATGCCGAGACCGTGCGCCAGATCCACGCGCTGAACCCGGGTACCGGGGTGGAGTTGCTGATCCCGGATTTCAACGCCGACCCCGAGCAGTTGGCTGAGGTGTTCGGGTCGCGGCCGGAGGTGCTGGCGCACAATGTGGAGACGGTGCCGCGGATCTTCAAGCGTATCCGTCCCGGTTTCCGCTACGCGCGGTCGCTGGAGGTCATCACCGCCGCCCGTGAAGCAGGTTTGGTGACCAAGTCGAACCTGATCCTGGGCATGGGTGAGACCCCGGATGAGGTGGGTCCGGCGATGCGGGATTTGGTGGATGCGGGGTGCGAGATCCTGACGATCACCCAGTACCTGCGGCCGTCGCCGCGGCATCATCCGGTGGATCGGTGGGTGAAGCCGGAGGAGTTCGTGGAGCACTCGCAGGCCGCCGAGGCGATGGGTTTCGCCGGGGTGATGGCGGGTCCGCTGGTGCGTTCGTCGTACCGGGCCGGGCGGTTGTACACGCAGACCAAGGCCCACCGTGGTGAGGAGCTGCCGGAGAACCTGGCACACCTGACCTCGCAGGGCCCCGCGGCGCAGGAGGCCACCAGCCTCCTGAGCCGCTAGTCGTACGCCCGCGTACCACCAAAGTGGGTGAAATCCCCTGACGAAAGGTTGACGCGCGATGGCTAGGGTCGCATTAGCCTGAACGGGCTTGCTGATCCGCCGAAGCGAACTGAGGGGACTTTCACGTGGCACTGGTGACCGACATTCTCGACTGGCTCCGCGCGCTGCCGCCCGCGGGCGTCACCGCCGGGGCCGGCCTGCTGGTGTTCGGGGAGTGCACCCTCGGCCTGGGCTTCATCGCACCCGGCGAGACCGGCTTGTTCATCCTCGGCACCACTGTGGACAGCGCGCCGAAGTTCCTGCTGATGTGGCTGGTCACCACCGTCTGCGCGATCGCCGGTGACTCGGTCGGCTACCTGCTCGGCAAGAAGTTCGGGCCACGGCTGCGGCAGACCAAACTCGTGCAGAAGCACGGCGCCGACGGCTGGGACAAGGCCTGCGACTTCCTGCGGCGCAGGGGTTCCTGGGCGGTGCTGATCGCGATCTTCCTGCCGGTCATGCGAACCCTGATCCCGGCCGCCGCGGGCGCCTCGGGCCTGCCGTTCCGGCGGTTCCTGCCACCGGTGGCCGTCGGTGCCACCGCGTGGTGCGCCCTGCACATCGGCATCGGCGCCGCCGCCGGGGAAGCCGCCGAACAACTGGAGTCCGCGGTCGGCAAGGGCAGCTGGATCGTGCTGGCCCTCATCGCCGCCGCCTTCGTCGCCTTCATCCTGCTGAAGCGCAAGCGCGCCGAAGCCAAGTCCACCCCCGAGGCGGACACCACCCCCGACGCGGACCTCACCACCCCCGACGCGGACCCCACCTCCACACCCGGCTCCTCCACACCCGCCTCCAGCTCCTCCAGCACCCCGGCCCGCGCCACCGCCACCACCTCCGCCACCTCCGACCACAACCCAAACCGCCCCCAATAGCCCGCGCCCCCAACACCCCCCACTCGCCCCCGAGCCCACGCCCGGGGGCGAGCCCACGTCCACACCCCCGAACCCCACGTTCGCGCACCCGAACCCCACACTCCCGAAGCCGAGTCCCACACTCAGGCAGCCGAAACCCACGTTCGCGAAGCCGAGGACTGCGCTCGCGCGACCGAGTCCCACATTCGGGCAGCCGAACTCCACACCCGTGCAGTCGAGTCCCACGTTCGGACAGCCGAGTTCCACATTGAGGCGGCCGGAGCCCGCGTTCGGGGAGCTGCCGGGCAGCCGAGTCCGACGGTTGAGGGTGGTTGAGCCTCCGCGGCAACCACGCCGGATGCCCACTCGACAGTCCGGCCGCGGGCCCTCGACTGTGGAGTTCAGCTGCCTGAATGCCGACTTCGCCTGCCTGAACGTGGGGTTCAGCTGCGCGAACGTGGGTCTCAGCCTCCCGAACGTGGAACTCGCTTACCTGAACGCGGAACTCGGCTGCCCGAACGTGCAACTCGGGTGCCTGGACGCCGAACTCGGGTGCGCGAGCATGGGGACGGGTGGGGTGGGTGTCACCTGGTTGTATGGTCCGCGGGCGGGGTGGGGTCTCGAATGGGTGGGGAGGGGTGCGCGGGTCTTCCGGCGGTAGTTGGGTGGTCACACCCCAACTGTTCGGAGGCAGCATGCGCAGTACACGGACCGGGCTGGCGATCGCCTCGATCGCCGTGATCGCCGCCGCGGGGGTGCCCGCGATCGCGCAGCAGGCCCTCTCGTGGACGCCCTGTCCGGAGGAGTTCGGCCGCAAGGTCGAGTGCGCCGAGGTCAGTGTGCCCCGCGACTACGACGATCCCGCCGGGCCGCAGATCAAGGTGGCGATCTCCCGGCAGAAGGCCACCAGCGACCGCCGCCGCGGCATACTGCTGCTCAATCCCGGTGGGCCAGGGTCGAGCGGGCGCGGGATGCCGGGCGCGGTCGGCAAGCTGGCCCCGCGCGGGGTGACCGACCAGTACGACCTCATCGGCTTCGACCCCCGCGGCACCGGCGCCAGCACCCCGGTTTCCTGCGAGCTGACCGCCGAGCAGCAGGACGTCACCAAGCTCATGCCCTACCCCGCCCCCGACGGCTCCATCACCGCGAACCTCGCCTACGCCGAGCAGGTCGCCGGGCAGTGCGCCGCCGACCCGAACCTCCCCCACGTCACCACCGCCAACACCGCCCGCGACATGGACCGCATCCGCGCCGCGCTCGGCGAGGAGAAGATCTCCTACTTCGGCGGCAGCTACGGCTCCTACCTCGGCGCCGTGTTCACCACCCTCTTCCCCGAGCGCAGCGACCGCGTCGTGCTCGACGCCGTGGTCGACCCGACCGACGTCTGGCGCCGCGTCTGGCAGTTCTGGGGCCCGGCCAACGAAGAGCGCTTCGACGACTTCGCCCGCTGGGCCGCGCAGCGCCACCCCACCTACGAACTCGGCAACACCCCGCAGGCGGTCCGGCAGACCTACCTCGACCTGACCGGCAAACTCGACATCACCCCGCTCGCCGCCACCCGGAAACCCATGTCCGGCAACGACTTCCGCGGTCGCACCCGTGGCGCGCTGTACGGCGACGAGAGCTTCCCCTCACTGGCGAAGCTGTGGCAGGCCGCCAAACTCGCCGACGCCGCGAAAGCCGCCGAAGCCCGCGACGAACTCCAGCTGCCCGACGACTCGCAGTCCCTGCCCGCCACCCTCTGGGGCATCGCCTGCAACGAGGCCAGCTGGCCGCGCGACCCGGAGGTGTACCGGCAGGACGTGGCACGCGACCGCAAGCGCTACCCGATCACCGGCGGCATGCCGTCCAACGTCTGGCCCTGCGCGTTCTGGCCGCACCAGCCGGAAACGCCCGTCGCGGTGAGCGACCGCGGGCAGCCCACCGTGCTGCTCCTGCAGAACCGGCGCGATCCGGCCACCCCGCTGCCCGGCGCGGTGGCCATGCGCGACGCGCTCGGCGACCGCGCCCGGCTGGTGCTCGCCGACCAGGGCGGCCACGGCACCTACCTGACCACGCAGAACGCCTGCGCCTCCAACGCCGCGACTGCCTACCTCGTGCACGGCACGGTGCCGGAGGACGACGTGACCTGCGGCCCGGACACCGAGGTCCCGGACGCCAGGGTGGCGTCCGGGCCCAAACGTGACGAGCTGGTCCGGAAGCTGCGCGCCGCTCAGTTCCCGTTCTGACGCGGCAGGTACCGGCGCGCCACGTTCTCCTGGGCGGACGCGCCGGCCTGCCAGTCGGTGATCCACGGGCCGGTGCCCTCGCTCGGGTCGAGCACGCCTTCTTCGAGCCAGGTGTACCGGCCCTTCAGCGTGCGCCCGGCGATCCGGTGGTCGACGTCGTCGGTGTTGGCCCACAACGCGCCGAACAACGCCTCCACCCGCAACCGCGCCTGACGGCAGAAGGCGTCGGCGAGTTCGTAAGCCGCCTCGCCTTCTTCACGGTTGATTCCGCGCTGCATTTCCGCGCGCACGCAGGCAGCCGACATCGCGAACAGCTCGGCGCCGATGTCGACGATCCGCCCGAGGAAGCCCTGCCGCTTCTCCAGCCCGGCCTGCCAGCGCGCCATCCCGTAGAAGGTCGACCGCGCGAGCTTGCGCGCGGTCCGCTCGACGTACCGCAGGTGCCCGGCCAGCGCGCCGAACTCGGTGTACGAGGTCGGCACCTGGCCCTTGCCGGCGACCAGTTTCGGCAGCCACTTCGCGTAGAACCCGCTCGCCTTCGCGGCGGCCTTCGCCTTGGCCTTCACGTCGGCGTCCGGGTCGGCGAGGTCACCCGCGGCGGTGAGGTGCGAGTCGACCGCCTCCCGCGCGATGAGCAGGCGCATGATCTCCGAGGAGCCTTCGAAGATCCGGTTGATGCGCAGGTCGCGGACCAGCTGCTCGACCGGCACCGCCCGCTCCCCGCGCGCCGCCAGCGACTCGGCCGTCTCATAGCCACGCCCGCCGCGGATCTGCATCAGCTCGTCGGCGATCAGGCAGGACACCTCGCTCGCCCACAGTTTCGCGAGCGCGGCCTCGATGCGGATGTCGTTGCGGCCCTCGTCGCTCATGTGCCCGGACAGGTCCAGCACGGCTTCCAGCGCGTAGGAGGTCGCCGCGATGTAAGAGATCTTGTTCGCCACCGCGCCGTGCTCGCCGACCGGCCTGCCCCACTGGACCCGCTCGCCGGACCACTCGCGGGCGATCTTCAGGCACCACTTGGCCGCGCCGGCGCACATCGCCGGGATGGACAGCCGTCCGGTGTTCAGCGTGGTCAGCGCGATCTTCAGCCCGTCGCCCTCGCGGCCGACCACGTTCTCCTTCGGCACCCGCACCTTGTGGAACCGGGTCACCCCGTTCTCGATGCCGCGCAGGCCCATGAACGCGTTGCGGTGCTCGACGGTGATGCCCGGCGAGTCCGCTTCGACGATGAACGCGGTGACCCCGCCCCGGTGCCCCTCGCTCTTGGGCACGCGGGCCATCACCACGACGAGTTCGGCGACCACGCCGTTGGTGGTCCACAGCTTCACGCCATCGAGTTCGTACGCCTCACCGCCGTCCACCGGGACCGCCGAGGTGGCCAGGCGCGCCGGGTCGGAGCCGACGTCGGGTTCGGTGAGCAGGAACGCGGTCACCGCGCCCTTGGCGCACCGCGGCAGGAAGCGCTTCTTCTGTTCCTCGGTCCCGGCCAGCTTCAGCGGTTCGGGCACGCCGATCGACTGGTGCGCGGACAGCAGCGCGCCGATCGTCGGGTGCACGGACGCGGCGAGCATCAGCGCGCGGTTGTAGGCGAACTGGGTCAGCCCGAGCCCGCCGTAGACCTCGGGGATCTTGATGCCGAAGCAGCCCAGTTCGGCGAACCCCTTGACGAACTCGTCCGGGATGCGCGACTCCCGTTCGATCACCGTGCCGTCGAGGGTTTCGCAGTACGCGCGGAGCTGGGTGAGGAACCGGTCCGCCCTGGCGTCGTCCTCCTCGGACGGCAGCGGGTGCGGGTGCACCAGGTCGAGGCGGAACCGGCCGAGGAACAACTCCTTGGCGAAGGACGGTTTCTGCCAGCCGCTCTCCCTCGCCTCCTCGGCCACCGCGCGGGCTTCCTTCTCCGTCACCTTGGGCTGGTCGGCCACGACAGCCTCCCCTTCCTCGCTTCGACGAGTCCCGTCAAGTCCATTCCGGAAACTGTGACCAGTGTTACCCATCAGTAGCGCCGGGGAAACCGGCAGGCGGGCTACGTTACTGAAGAGTTCGACCCCGATCAGGAGGACCGGAGAGATGACCACGGCGGATCTGCCGCGCCCGCTCGCGTTCGTGCTCGGGGGTGGCGGCAGCCTCGGCGCGATGCAGGTCGGCATGCTGCGCGCGGTGACCGAAGCGGGCTACCGGCCGGACCTGGTGGTCGGCACCTCGGTCGGTTCGCTCAACGGCGCGGTGCTGGCGCGCCAGGGCGACGACCAGGCCGAACGCCTGGAGCGCATCTGGACCAGGATGACCCGGCACGAGGCCTTCCCCGGCGGCGTGTTCAGCCAGGTCCGCACCCTGCGGCACAGCCGGACCAACCTGTTCCCGAACACCGGGCTGGCCGCGATCGTCGACGAGTACCTCGGCGAGGGCACCACCTTCGAGGACCTCGCGCTGCCGCTGGGCGTGGTGACCACCGACGTGGAGACCGCCGAACCGCGGCTGCTCCGCTCCGGCGAACTGCGGCCCGCGCTGCTGGCCAGCTGCGCGATCCCGGGCATCTACCCGGCGGTCGAGCACGAGGGCAGGCTGCTCTACGACGGCGGGCTGGTGGCCAACGTGCCGATGCGCCAGGCGATCGCGATGGGCGCGAAGTCGCTGGTCGTGCTCGACTGCGCGTTCCCCGGCCGGCTGCCCAC from the Amycolatopsis magusensis genome contains:
- a CDS encoding acyl-CoA dehydrogenase family protein, which produces MADQPKVTEKEARAVAEEARESGWQKPSFAKELFLGRFRLDLVHPHPLPSEEDDARADRFLTQLRAYCETLDGTVIERESRIPDEFVKGFAELGCFGIKIPEVYGGLGLTQFAYNRALMLAASVHPTIGALLSAHQSIGVPEPLKLAGTEEQKKRFLPRCAKGAVTAFLLTEPDVGSDPARLATSAVPVDGGEAYELDGVKLWTTNGVVAELVVVMARVPKSEGHRGGVTAFIVEADSPGITVEHRNAFMGLRGIENGVTRFHKVRVPKENVVGREGDGLKIALTTLNTGRLSIPAMCAGAAKWCLKIAREWSGERVQWGRPVGEHGAVANKISYIAATSYALEAVLDLSGHMSDEGRNDIRIEAALAKLWASEVSCLIADELMQIRGGRGYETAESLAARGERAVPVEQLVRDLRINRIFEGSSEIMRLLIAREAVDSHLTAAGDLADPDADVKAKAKAAAKASGFYAKWLPKLVAGKGQVPTSYTEFGALAGHLRYVERTARKLARSTFYGMARWQAGLEKRQGFLGRIVDIGAELFAMSAACVRAEMQRGINREEGEAAYELADAFCRQARLRVEALFGALWANTDDVDHRIAGRTLKGRYTWLEEGVLDPSEGTGPWITDWQAGASAQENVARRYLPRQNGN
- a CDS encoding patatin-like phospholipase family protein, with amino-acid sequence MTTADLPRPLAFVLGGGGSLGAMQVGMLRAVTEAGYRPDLVVGTSVGSLNGAVLARQGDDQAERLERIWTRMTRHEAFPGGVFSQVRTLRHSRTNLFPNTGLAAIVDEYLGEGTTFEDLALPLGVVTTDVETAEPRLLRSGELRPALLASCAIPGIYPAVEHEGRLLYDGGLVANVPMRQAIAMGAKSLVVLDCAFPGRLPTRPQTLAEVVMFTAMISMRNQAVLEAPLAATEVPVVYLPGPPPVRVSPLDFRRTAEFTALAYESAKKHLSGLSVHGPGLYGVPGLATP
- a CDS encoding alpha/beta hydrolase; its protein translation is MRSTRTGLAIASIAVIAAAGVPAIAQQALSWTPCPEEFGRKVECAEVSVPRDYDDPAGPQIKVAISRQKATSDRRRGILLLNPGGPGSSGRGMPGAVGKLAPRGVTDQYDLIGFDPRGTGASTPVSCELTAEQQDVTKLMPYPAPDGSITANLAYAEQVAGQCAADPNLPHVTTANTARDMDRIRAALGEEKISYFGGSYGSYLGAVFTTLFPERSDRVVLDAVVDPTDVWRRVWQFWGPANEERFDDFARWAAQRHPTYELGNTPQAVRQTYLDLTGKLDITPLAATRKPMSGNDFRGRTRGALYGDESFPSLAKLWQAAKLADAAKAAEARDELQLPDDSQSLPATLWGIACNEASWPRDPEVYRQDVARDRKRYPITGGMPSNVWPCAFWPHQPETPVAVSDRGQPTVLLLQNRRDPATPLPGAVAMRDALGDRARLVLADQGGHGTYLTTQNACASNAATAYLVHGTVPEDDVTCGPDTEVPDARVASGPKRDELVRKLRAAQFPF
- the lipA gene encoding lipoyl synthase, coding for MSAAPDGRKLLRLEVRNSQTPIEKKPSWIKTRARMGPEFTELKGLVRREGLHTVCEEAGCPNIYECWEDREATFLIGGDQCTRRCDFCQIDTGRPAELDRSEPRKVAESVQAMGLRYSTVTGVARDDLPDGGAWLYAETVRQIHALNPGTGVELLIPDFNADPEQLAEVFGSRPEVLAHNVETVPRIFKRIRPGFRYARSLEVITAAREAGLVTKSNLILGMGETPDEVGPAMRDLVDAGCEILTITQYLRPSPRHHPVDRWVKPEEFVEHSQAAEAMGFAGVMAGPLVRSSYRAGRLYTQTKAHRGEELPENLAHLTSQGPAAQEATSLLSR
- a CDS encoding oxidoreductase, with translation MTGTKWTEADIPAQDGRTVVITGANSGLGLRSAVVLAEKGARVLLACRSAERGQRALGEVAEVATGPAPELVRLDLASLDSVREAAAEIRKSTGDSVDVLLNNAGLMAPPQGHTIDGFETQFGTNHLGHAALTWLLMPALRAAEGVSRVVTLSSVVATGARISLNDPNFETRRYFPAIAYGQSKLANQVFALELDRRLRAAGEPVLSVAAHPGYTRSGLSSGMANAQRNAVLRTVVGAGTVISDQLFAQSTRMGTLPQLYAATAPEVEGGAYYGPDGFAGTRGFPTRVRPLGPARNEPLGAGLWQLTAEMTGITPDPA